One genomic segment of Leishmania major strain Friedlin complete genome, chromosome 8 includes these proteins:
- a CDS encoding stress-induced protein sti1, with protein sequence MDATELKNKGNEEFSAGRYVEAVNYFSKAIQLDEQNSVLYSNRSACFAAMQKYKDALDDADKCISIKPNWAKGYVRRGAALHGMRRYDDAIAAYEKGLKVDPSNSGCAQGVKDVQVAKAREARDPIARVFTPEAFRKIQENPKLSLLMLQPDYVKMVDTVIRDPSQGRLYMEDQRFALTLMYLSGMKIPNDGDGEEEERPSAKAAETAKPKEEKPLTDNEKEALALKEEGNKLYLSKKFEEALTKYQEAQVKDPNNTLYILNVSAVYFEQGDYDKCIAECEHGIEHGRENHCDYTIIAKLMTRNALCLQRQRKYEAAIDLYKRALVEWRNPDTLKKLTECEKEHQKAVEEAYIDPEIAKQKKDEGNQYFKEDKFPEAVAAYTEAIKRNPAEHTSYSNRAAAYIKLGAFNDALKDAEKCIELKPDFVKGYARKGHAYFWTKQYNRALQAYDEGLKVDPSNADCKDGRYRTIMKIQEMASGQSADGDEAARRAMDDPEIAAIMQDSYMQLVLKEMQNDPTRIQEYMKDSGISSKINKLISAGIIRFGQ encoded by the coding sequence ATGGACGCAACTGAGCTGAAGAACAAGGGGAACGAAGAGTTCTCCGCCGGCCGCTATGTGGAGGCGGTGAACTACTTCTCAAAGGCGATCCAGTTGGATGAGCAGAACAGTGTCCTCTACAGCAACCGCTCCGCCTGTTTTGCAGCCATGCAGAAATACAAGGACGCGCTGGACGACGCCGACAAGTGCATCTCGATCAAGCCGAATTGGGCCAAGGGCTACGTgcgccgaggagcagctcTCCATGGCATGCGCCGCTACGACGATGCCATTGCCGCGTATGAAAAGGGGCTCAAGGTGGACCCTTCCaacagcggctgcgcgcagGGCGTGAAGGACGTGCAGGTAGCCAAGGCCCGCGAAGCACGTGACCCCATCGCTCGCGTCTTCACCCCGGAGGCGTTCCGCAAGATCCAAGAGAATCCCAAGCTGTCTCTACTTATGCTGCAGCCGGACTACGTGAAGATGGTAGACACCGTCATCCGCGACCCTTCGCAGGGCCGGCTGTACATGGAAGACCAGCGCTTTGCCCTGACGCTCATGTACCTGAGCGGAATGAAGATTCCCAACGATGGTgatggcgaggaggaggaacgTCCGTCTGCGAAGGCGGCAGAGACAGCGAAGCCAAAAGAGGAGAAGCCTCTCACCGACAACGAGAAGGAGGCCCTGGCGctcaaggaggagggcaacAAGCTGTACCTCTCGAAGAAGTTTGAGGAGGCGCTGACCAAGTACCAAGAGGCGCAGGTGAAAGACCCCAACAACACTTTATACATTCTGAACGTGTCGGCCGTGTACTTCGAGCAGGGTGACTACGACAAGTGCATCGCCGAGTGCGAGCACGGTATCGAGCACGGTCGCGAGAACCACTGCGACTACACAATCATTGCGAAGCTCATGACCCGGAACGCCTTGTGCCTCCAGAGGCAGAGGAAGTACGAGGCTGCTATCGACCTTTACAAGCGCGCCCTTGTCGAGTGGCGTAACCCTGACACCCTCAAGAAGCTGACGGAGTGCGAGAAGGAGCACCAAAAGGCGGTGGAGGAAGCCTACATCGATCCTGAGATCGCGAAGCAGAAGAAAGACGAAGGTAACCAGTACTTCAAGGAGGATAAGTTCCCCGAGGCCGTGGCAGCGTACACGGAGGCCATCAAGCGCAACCCTGCCGAGCACACCTCCTACAGCAATCGCGCGGCCGCGTACATCAAGCTTGGAGCCTTCAACGACGCCCTCAAGGACGCGGAGAAGTGCATTGAGCTGAAGCCCGACTTTGTTAAGGGCTACGCGCGCAAGGGTCATGCTTACTTTTGGACCAAGCAGTACAAccgcgcgctgcaggcgtACGATGAGGGCCTCAAGGTGGACCCGAGCAATGCGGACTGCAAGGATGGGCGGTATCGCACAATCATGAAGATTCAGGAGATGGCATCTGGCCAATCCGCGGatggcgacgaggcggcgcgccgggCCATGGACGATCCTGAAATCGCGGCAATCATGCAAGATAGCTACATGCAACTAGTGTTGAAGGAGATGCAGAACGATCCCACGCGCATTCAGGAGTACATGAAGGACTCCGGGATCTCATCGAAGATCAACAAGCTGATTTCAGCTGGCATCATTCGTTTTGGTCAGTAG
- a CDS encoding phosphoribosylpyrophosphate synthetase → MSVSPLCDQLKRIEKAYFYQPGKMTEVHAMSGTVSPHIEKRDYSRPFCLVSGNGNRPLAEAVALLMGTHTHHTSVTQYSNGEVNVRINECVLGADVYIIQSTTGNEIIDINTALMELLLLIRKMRLSNAKSVTVIAPFFGYARQDRKTSLRGPISASVVARMVVKMGVNRLASLDLHSNQIQGFFDNIPVDNLLMAHEFARYLHDQPWFNVDQMVVVSPDAGGVERAKQLADILQVGRIVTIVKRRIAAGKVDTMQSVGEVAGFTCIIVDDMIDTGGTLVKACELLKELGAVRVMACCTHGILTNPCSDRINNCSALEQLVVSDSIPQEEHQKAIPKLTVLTIAPLIAAVIHRYLNEESVSSLFPPSLAG, encoded by the coding sequence ATGTCCGTCTCCCCTCTCTGCGATCAGCTGAAGCGCATCGAGAAGGCGTACTTCTACCAGCCGGGCAAGATGACGGAGGTGCATGCGATGAGTGGCACCGTGAGTCCGCACATAGAGAAGCGTGACTACTCGCGCCCGTTTTGCCTAGTCTCCGGTAACGGGAATCGTCcgctggcagaggcggtggcgctcctGATGGGCACTCACACCCACCACACGTCTGTGACGCAGTACTCTAACGGCGAGGTGAACGTGCGTATCAACGAGTGTGTGCTCGGCGCTGATGTCTACATAATTCAGAGCACCACCGGAAACGAGATTATCGACATTAATACGGCGCTCATggagctgctcctgctgaTCCGAAAGATGCGTCTGAGCAATGCAAAGAGTGTGACCGTCATCGCCCCCTTTTTCGGGTACGCTCGCCAAGACCGAAAGACGAGCCTACGCGGCCccatctccgcctccgtggTCGCGCGCATGGTCGTGAAGATGGGCGTAAACCGTCTTGCCTCTCTGGACCTGCACTCGAACCAGATTCAAGGTTTCTTCGACAACATTCCGGTGGACAACCTTCTCATGGCGCACGAGTTTGCGCGGTACCTGCACGACCAGCCGTGGTTCAACGTCGATCAAATGGTGGTTGTCTCGCCTGATGCGGGTGGTGTGGAGCGGGCAAAGCAGCTGGCCGATATTCTGCAGGTCGGCCGCATCGTCACCATCGTGAAGCGGCGCATTGCGGCTGGAAAGGTGGACACAATGCAGAGCGTGGGTGAGGTGGCCGGCTTCACCTGTATCATCGTAGACGACATGATCGACACCGGCGGCACACTGGTGAAGGCATGTGAGCTTCTGAAGGAACtcggcgcggtgcgcgtgatGGCGTGTTGCACGCACGGCATTCTCACAAACCCCTGCTCGGATCGCATCAACAACTGCAGCGCCCTTGAGCAGCTGGTGGTGTCCGACTCCATCCCGCAGGAGGAGCACCAAAAGGCGATCCCCAAGTTGACGGTGCTCACCATTGCACCCCTTATCGCGGCCGTCATTCACCGGTACTTAAACGAGGAAAGCGTCagctccctcttccctccctcactgGCGGGATAG
- the TSIF gene encoding putative suppressive immunomodulating factor translates to MTSLTLREIGVINNVAEDHDVLELFAACRESVVHVAASHLLPDHVAVTTRNGFVELIDTATGEFRLFLTYLDRIPLDASLRCFSLVPSLHAASPQHHHRHRQHHLLYSLSYSNELLLGNVETGAVRVFATCESRPSVVQCDGDYIICGEGTGQVTVWRTTVEEEWDARYASCSAASTSLLPPLWKTRLFDSTVVCANLHRDQLVCCSADYRCVVACAEDGVVRATLPLDLDQAVAVFALTMPSMTSLLHKSLVVCFTSRISIFTSRPARGTAASAQLSLSSVPTAEHLECWTRQGDCVVGREEVACASCLGGYLAAGTISGLVLLYFCGAAESLVKELVRFNVGYGVTGMQLLPNDTLLVVTSVGDVWRWPLCDLLRNADASGAEGEKDEATEAEPTAAAHQPPLPLAAPRVPAAPSPQDKTLHTEPRVPATPEEVSYTQEGDTEDRSFSAHDTSTLAHTPQREREATARVEEIVTAVRVGADVPLVGARSDAEEQGTPSVHLSTASASLRALSASSENDGDEDHPDERGNDNTDMDARRAEPATVSCLPPPPPLASPTVSDKFEEKRGVGGVTRCATEFQRRTLYDPEQSTEEPGVVDMGVPSSAAGNSADLSHDGLRIAVSPPSTADNTAHHDAVLEDSGADVPEVAARGSAAGAAAVAAKEGTISDKHIQPFQRNHGDLSDTADVAQGTAHSSPGITSRQGTGMKAAVDDLEHEFAHAMKRLLGPTVGVEGLRKDRRMNPRKVAGVLANLTNQQAAAAGAKGLSYEAPSQPRALEGPNSTKLLEEKRTTLEAAVFDFEAYRQAHRLEVDALQYHHPVPAPTYTLQDRVFDAVESAGRLCDKEAGRATGAAGNAAATLPAAPEDELRDVTYGKVKWTLDPQIAEERRRGGPEMAQHHCDHLIFSTPYPAKATVLFAEEAPLMPSTAWEEVLLLPLPLPPAPSVF, encoded by the coding sequence ATGACGTCGCTGACTCTCAGAGAGATCGGGGTCATCAACAACGTCGCGGAGGATCACGACGTCCTAGAGCTCTTCGCAGCGTGTCGCGAGAGTGTGGTCCacgtggcggcgtcgcacCTGCTGCCAGATCATGTTGCAGTGACCACGAGAAATGGTTTTGTCGAGCTCATCGACACCGCCACTGGTGAGTTTCGTCTTTTCCTGACGTATCTCGACCGAATTCCTCTTGATGCCTCGCTGCGGTGCTTCTCGCTTGTGCCTAGCCTCCACGCGGCCTCGCCGCAGCATCACCATCGCCATCGtcagcaccacctcctctacTCCCTCTCTTACTCCAACGAGCTCCTGTTGGGAAACGTGGAGACGggcgcggtgcgcgtctTCGCAACGTGTGAGAGCCGGCCAAGTGTGGTGCAGTGTGACGGGGACTACATCATCTGTGGCGAGGGGACCGGACAGGTGACGGTGTGGCGCACGACTgtcgaggaggagtgggACGCGCGATACGCCTCCTGCTCTGCCGCATCCACTTCCCTattgccgccgctgtggaaGACTCGCCTCTTTGATAGCACCGTCGTCTGTGCGAATCTCCATCGAGATCAGCTCGTGTGCTGCTCGGCAGACTACCGCTGCGTCGTGGCGTGCGCGGAGGACGGGGTTGTGCGCGCCACCCTGCCGCTCGACCTGGACCAGGCGGTGGCTGTGTTCGCTCTGACGATGCCGTCGATGACATCATTGCTGCATAAAAGTCTAGTCGTGTGCTTCACCTCGCGCATCTCCATCTTCACATCGAGGCCGGCCCGCGGCACGGCTGCCTCAGCGCAGCTCTCCCTGTCTTCTGTACCGACCGCAGAGCACTTGGAGTGCTGGACGCGCCAAGGGGACTGCGTTGTCGGAcgagaggaggtggcgtgCGCTTCATGTCTCGGCGGCTATCTGGCAGCTGGCACCATCTCTGGGCTGGTGCTACTGTACTTctgtggcgctgccgagTCGCTGGTGAAGGAGTTGGTGCGCTTCAACGTCGGCTACGGTGTCACGGGCATGCAGCTTCTCCCCAACGACACACTCCTTGTCGTCACATCGGTTGGCGATGTCTGGCGATGGCCGCTGTGCGATTTGCTGCGCAACGCGGACGCGAGCGGCGCAGAAGGCGAGAAGGAtgaggcgacggaggcggagccgacggctgctgcacaccagcctccgctgccgttggCCGCACCACGGGTGCCAGCGGCTCCGTCTCCGCAGGACAAAACCCTCCATACTGAGCCGCGTGTGCCTGCCACCCCGGAAGAGGTGAGCTACACCCAGGAGGGTGATACAGAGGACCGCAGCTTCTCAGCCCACGACACGTCGACtctggcacacacaccgcagagagagcgcgaggcAACAGCAAGGGTAGAAGAAATCGTCACTGCGGTACGTGTCGGCGCTGACGTCCCTTTAGTCGGTGCCCGCAGTGACGCTGAAGAGCAGGGCACCCCATCGGTGCATCTCTCTACCGCATCTGCGTCTCTTCGGGCCCTGAGCGCTTCCTCCGAGAACGACGGTGACGAGGACCACCCGGACGAGCGCGGCAACGACAACACAGACATGGAcgcgcgccgcgccgagcCAGCGACGGTTTCGTGCcttccgccaccgcctccgctcgCGTCGCCGACGGTTTCAGATAAGTttgaggagaagagaggcgtCGGTGGTGTGACTCGGTGCGCCACCGAGTTTCAGCGGCGGACCCTCTACGACCCGGAGCAGAGCACTGAAGAGCCGGGGGTGGTGGACATGGGCGTGCCGTCCAGTGCTGCTGGAAATTCGGCCGACCTAAGTCACGACGGCCTGCGCATCGCTGTCTCACCACCTTCCACTGCAGACAACACCGCCCACCACGACGCAGTGTTGGaggacagcggcgcagacgtACCGGAGGTGGCAGCGAGGGGGTCAGccgcaggtgcagcagcagtagcagccAAGGAGGGGACGATCAGTGACAAGCACATCCAGCCCTTCCAGAGAAACCACGGCGACCTCAGCGACACCGCCGATGTGGCGCAAGGTACTGCCCACAGCAGCCCAGGTATTACCAGCAGACAGGGAACGGGCATGAAGGCTGCCGTGGACGACCTGGAGCACGAGTTCGCGCACGCAATGAAGCGATTGCTAGGGCCAACTGTGGGCGTTGAAGGCCTCCGCAAGGACCGTCGTATGAATCCTCGCAAGGTGGCTGGCGTTCTCGCCAACCTCACGAACCAgcaggcagctgcagcgggtgcCAAAGGGCTCTCCTATGAGGCACCGTCGCAGCCACGTGCACTCGAGGGGCCGAACAGTACCAAGTTGCTGGAGGAGAAACGGACGACGCTAGAGGCAGCCGTATTCGACTTCGAAGCGTATCGGCAGGCTCACCGCTTGGAGGTGGACGCTCTACAGTATCACCACCCTGTGCCGGCTCCTACCTACACCCTGCAGGATCGTGTCTTTGACGCCGTTGAGTCCGCGGGACGTCTTTGCGACAAGGAGGCCGGGAGAGCCACCGGAGCCGCAGGGAATGCCGCTGCCACTCTCCCCGCAGCGCCAGAGGATGAGCTACGCGACGTGACGTACGGCAAGGTGAAGTGGACTCTCGACCCTCAAATCGCTGAGGAgcgtcggcgcggcgggcCAGAGATGGCGCAGCACCACTGCGATCACTTGATCTTTTCGACTCCGTACCCCGCGAAGGCCACAGTGCTGTTTGCCGAGGAGGCGCCTCTCATGCCCAGCACGGCGTGGGAGGAGGTTCtcttgctgccgctgccgcttcccCCCGCTCCCTCCGTTTTCTAG